The genomic window TTTTATTGGAGCTAAAATAACAGCTCAAGATGTAAAAGGATTGAAGAAAATTTTTATTCCAAGTTTAATAATGGTTATTTTAATGGCATTTTTTAATTTTGGAATGGGATATTTTATATATAAAACAACAAATATAGATATTGTAACAGCTCTTTTTGCTACTTCTCCTGGTGGAATAGCTGATATAACAATAATTGCTTATGACTTTGGAGCTGAATCATCAAAAGTTGCTTTACTTCAAATGATTCGTTTGATATCTGTAGTAGGAATAATTCCAACACTTATAAAGATTTTATCAAAAAAATTTAAAAGAAGAGCTAATAGAAATTTAAATGAAAAAATTTTAGAAAAAGATTCTACAGAAAATAAAAAAATTTTTTCTAAAAAAGAAAATTTACAAAGAATTTTTTTAACTTTAAGTATAGGAACTCTTGGAGGAATATTAGGATATATTTTAAAAATTCCATCTGGAGCAATGACTTTATCTATGATTGTAATTGCTATTTACAATATAATTTTTGATAAAGCTTATATGCCTATAAAATTAAGACAACTTATACAAGTTTTAGCTGGAGCTTTAATAGGGGCTAAAATGACTATGAAAGATTTAGTAAGTTTAAAAGAGATATTTATTCCTGTTTTTATAGTTATAATAGGATTTTGTATAATGAATTTAGTTTTAGGAATTTTAATTTATAAAATTACTGATTTTGATGTTGAAACTTCTCTTTTTGCTGCTTCTCCTGGTGGAATGTCTGATATGTCTATAATTGCCAGTGAAATGGGAGCAGATACACCAAAAGTTGCTACAATGCAATTTTTTAGGCTTGTTACTGTTGTTGCTATATATCCAATATTAATAAGTTTTATAAAAAATTTATTTGTATAGTTTAAAAAAGAAATTGTAAAAAAATTTTAGTTAATTACTTAAAATTTTAATAACAATTTCTTTTTTTATATTTATTTTATAATCTTATTTTCTATAGATAAAATTTCTTAAGAATTATCTTTGAAAATATTATTAAATATTATATAATATATTTGTTGATGATAATTTAAAAATTAGGAAGTGAAATAATATGGATAAAGAGCAAATCTGTATAATAAAAAAAATTATAGCTGAACAATTAGATATAGATGAAATTGAAATAAAAAATACTTCTAATTTATTCGATGAATTAGGCGCTGATTCTTTTGATATAGCTAATATTATAAGTGAAATTGAAATAAAATTTGAAATATCTATTCCATATACAGAAGCTAAACATATTAGAAAAATGGATGAACTTTTAAATCATATCAATGATAAATTAAAAAAATTGGAGAAATAATGTTATTTAAAAGAGAAGAATTGCTTATAGGAAAAGAAAATTTAGATAAACTAAAAAATTCTCATGTACTAGTTTTTGGACTTGGAGGTGTTGGAGGATTTGTAGTAGAAGGTTTAGTAAGAGGAGGTATAGGTGAGTTAACAATTGTTGATTATGATACTGTTGACATTACTAATATAAATAGGCAAATAATAGCTACTACAAAAACTATAGGAAAATTAAAAACAGAACTTATTTATGAAAGAGCAAAATCAATTAATCCTAATATTAAAATAAATTCTATCAGTGAAAAATATTTAAAAGAAAATAAAGATATGTTTTTTCAAAATAAAAAATATGATTATATTGTAGATGCAATAGATATGGTTTCTTCAAAACTTAGTATAATTGAAGAAGCTAATAAATTAAATATCCCTATTATTTCTTCTATGGGAACAGGTAATAAATTAGACCCTTTAAAATTAGAAATTGCAGATATAAGTAAAACTTCTGTTTGTCCTTTAGCAAGAGTAATTAGAAAAGAGGTAAAAAATAGAGGAATAAAAAGACTTAAAGTTCTTTATTCTAAAGAAGAACCAAAAAAACCTTTAAATGAAGACAATAGTAGAGAAAAATCTGTCAATGTTGGAAGTATATCTTTTGTACCTTCTGTAGCTGGACTTATAATTGCTGGTGAAGTGATAAAAGATATTTGTAATATAAAATAATAAAATAAGAAAGGAAATTAAATATATGGAAAAAATAGGAATTTTTTATGGAACAACTTCTGGAAAAACAGAAGCAATAGCTGATGAAATAGATTTTAACTTAAGAAAACATGACCATGAAGTTTTTAATGTAGCTGATGGTATTGATGAGATTGAAAACTTTAAAAATCTTATTTTAATTACACCTACCTACGGAGTTGGAGAATTACAAAAAGATTGGGAAAATCACTCTTCCCAATTAAAAAATATAGATTTCTCTGGTAAAAAAGTGGCTCTTGTTGGACTTGGAAATCAATTTACTTTTGGAGAATCTTTTGTTGAAGGAATGAAAAAACTTTATGATATTGTTATAGAAAATCATGGAAAAGTTATTGGATTTACTTCTAATGAAGGGTATAAATATCAAGAAACTGAAGCTGTAATAGGAGATAAATTTGTTGGTCTTGCTTTAGATGAAACTAATCAAGATAATGAAACTCCTGAAAGAGTAAGTGCTTGGATTAAAGAAATTTTAAAAGAATTTTATTAGAATTTAATTTAAAAGGACTGTTGCATTTTATTAAACTGTTAAAAACAAATAAAATTTTCATAATTAAAAATATTTTGTGAAAACATATTTTATTTTTATAACAAAGAATTTGCAACAGTCACTTTTTTTATTTTAATAATTTATGATATAATTAAATATATTATTTTTAAATTTAGGGATGGAACTATGAAAAAAGAAAAAAGAATACAAGAGTTAAAAGAGTTAATAAAAAAATATAGTGATTACTACTATAATCAAAATGAAAGTCTTATTTCTGATGTTGAATTTGATAAGCTTTTAAAAGAATTAGAGGAACTTGAAGGTAAAAATCCTCAATTTAAAATGTTTGATTCTCCTACTATAAATGTTGGAGCAAGTGTAAAAAATACAAAATTTGCTAAAGTTACTCATAAAGAAAAAATGTTAAGTTTATCAAATAGCTATAACATTGGAGAAATAGAAGATTTTATAAATAGAGTAGATAAGCTTTTAGAAAATAATAAAAAACCTACTTATGTTTTAGAAGTAAAATTAGATGGTTTATCTATAAGTATAACTTATAAAAATGGAAAACTTGTACAGGGAGTTACAAGAGGAGATGGAATTATTGGAGAAGATGTTACAGAAAATATAATGGAAATCTCTAGTATTCCTAAAACTTTAAAAGAAAAAATTAATATTGAAGTAAGAGGAGAGATAGTTTTACCTATAAGTAAATTTTTAGAAATAAATGAAAAAAAATTAGCTCAAGGAGAAGAAATATTTGCAAATCCTAGAAATGCTGCAAGTGGTACTCTTCGTCAATTAGATTCAAAAATTGTAAAAGAAAGAGGTTTAGATTGTTATTTCTACTTTGTAGTTAATGGAGAACAATATGGTATTAAAACTCATAAAGAAGCTTTTGATTTTCTTGAAAAATTAGGATTAAAAACTACAAAAATTGCTGAAGTATTATCTACTTCAAAAGAAATTGATGAAAGAATAGAATACTGGAAAGATGCTAGAGAAAAATTAGATTATGAAACTGATGGAATGGTTTTAAAAGTTAATGAGATTGAATATTGGGATGTATTAGGAAATACAACTAAAAGTCCTAGATGGGCAATAGCTTATAAATTTCCTGCAAAACAAGTATCTACTAAACTTCTAGATATTACATGGCAAGTAGGAAGAACAGGAAAAATAACTCCAGTTGCTGAATTAGAAGAAGTAGAAGTTTCAGGAAGCCGTATAAAAAGAGCAAGTTTACATAATTTTGATGAAATAAAAAGAAAAGACATAAGGATTGGAGATAAGGTCTTTATAGAAAAAGCAGCTGAAATAATACCACAAGTTGTAAAATCTATAAAAAAATTAAGAGATGGTAGTGAAAAAATAATTACTGCTCCAACTAATTGCCCTGTATGTGATTCTTTATTAGAAAAAGAAGAGGGTTTAGTTGATTTAAAATGTTCTAATCATAATTGTCCTGCCAAAGTTCAAGGAAAATTTGAATATTTTGTTTCAAGAGATGGAATGAATATAGTTGGGCTTGGTCAAAAAATAGTTGAAAGATTTATTGATTTGGGATATTTAAATGATATAACAGATATTTATATGCTTTATACTCATAAAGAAGAGATAGAAAAACTTGAAAAAATGGGTAAAAAAAGTGTAGAAAATCTTTTAAATTCTATTGAAGAAAGTAAAACCAGAGATTATTCAAAAGTTTTATACTCATTAGGAATTCCAGAGGTTGGAAAATTTATGGGAAATCTTTTAGCTGAAGTGAGTAAAGATATAGATACTCTTATAAATATGACAAAAGAGGAACTTTTAAGTATAAATGGAGTTGGTGATAAAGTTGCTGATTCAATTATTAATTTCTTTAAAAATGAAAAGAATATAGAGATAATTAATAAATTAAAAGAATATGGATTAAACTTTTCTTTAGGAAATCAGTCTAAGGTAGAGAAGAAGGTTTTTGAAGGAAAAACATTTTTAGTTACAGGAAAACTTGTAAAATTTACTAGAAATGGAATAAAAGAGGAAATTGAAAAATTTGGTGGAAAAAACTTATCTGCTGTAAGTAAAAATTTAGATTATTTAATAGTTGGAGAAAATGCTGGTAGTAAATTGGCTAAAGCTACTGAGTTAGGAACTGTTAAAATCATAACTGAAGAAGAGTTTTTTGAGATTGTAAATAATAAATAATTAAGTGTTATTTGACTATTGTTTAATAGTATGATATATTAAAGTGTATAAAAAATGAAGATATGGAGAGGAATGAAATGATAAGTAGTTTACTAAAAATGATTTTTGGTACTAAAAATGACAGAGAAGTAAAAAGAATACAAAAAAAAGTAAAAGAAATCAATGCCTTAGAACCAGAAATTTCAAAATTATCTGATGAAGAATTAAAAGCTAAAACAGTTGAATTTAAAGAAAGATTATCTAAGGGAGAAACTTTAGATGATATATTAGTAGAAGCTTTTGCTGTAGTTAGAGAAGCATCTATAAGAGTTTTAGGAATGAGACATTATGATGTACAATTAATTGGAGGAATTGTACTTCATGAAGGAAAAATTACAGAGATGAAAACAGGGGAAGGAAAAACATTAGTTGCTACAGCTCCTGTATATTTAAATGCTCTTACTGGAAAAGGAGTTCATATTATCACTGTAAACGACTACCTTGCAAAAAGAGATAAGGAACAAATGGGTAGAGTTTATGAATTTTTGGGACTTACTACTGGAGTTATATTAAATGGGATGTTAAATGATGAAAGAAAAGAAGCATACTTATGTGATATTACTTATGGTACTAACTCTGAATTTGGTTTTGACTATTTAAGAGATAATATGGTTAAAAAATTAGAAGATAAAGTACAAAGACCTTTAAATTATTGTATAGTTGACGAGGTTGACTCAATTTTAATTGACGAGGCTAGAACTCCATTAATTATATCTGGGGCAGCTGAAAATACTGCAAAACTTTATAAAACTTTCTATACTGTAGCTACTTACTTAGAGAGAAGTAGAGAAACAGAAAAAATAACAGATATTAAAAAGAAAAAAGAAATGAATATTCCTGATGAAGTATGGAAAGATTATGAAGTAGATGAAAAAGCAAAAAATATTGTTCTTACAGAAAAAGGTGTTAAAAAAGTTGAAAAAATGCTTAATATAGAAAACTTATATGCACCAGAAACAATAGAGTTAACTCACTATTTAATGCAATGTTTAAAAGCAAAAGAATTATTTGAAAGAGATAAAGATTATTTAATAAGAGAAAATGAAGTTATAATTATAGATGAATTCACAGGAAGAGCTTTAGAAGGAAGAAGATATTCTGATGGATTACATCAAGCTATTGAAGCAAAAGAGGGAGTTAAAATAGCTGGTGAAAACCAAACTTTGGCTTCTATCACTTTACAAAACTACTTTAGAATGTATGAAAAATTATCTGGTATGACAGGTACAGCTGAAACTGAAGCTCCTGAATTTGTATTTATTTATGGATTAGAAGTTGTAGTTATCCCTACAAATAAACCTGTTATCAGAAAAGACAATGGTGATATAATCTATAAAACTCATGAAGAAAAAATAGAAGCTATTGTTGAAAAAATAAAAGAACTTTATACAAAAGGACAACCTGTATTAGTTGGTACTATAACTATTCAAGGTTCTGAATTATTATCAAATGAATTGAAAAAATTA from Fusobacterium sp. FSA-380-WT-3A includes these protein-coding regions:
- a CDS encoding AbrB family transcriptional regulator is translated as MYFIITLLIGLIGAKIALKYNIPAGAMIGSLFAVAFFNVLTNKADLPQSYKIITQISTGTFIGAKITAQDVKGLKKIFIPSLIMVILMAFFNFGMGYFIYKTTNIDIVTALFATSPGGIADITIIAYDFGAESSKVALLQMIRLISVVGIIPTLIKILSKKFKRRANRNLNEKILEKDSTENKKIFSKKENLQRIFLTLSIGTLGGILGYILKIPSGAMTLSMIVIAIYNIIFDKAYMPIKLRQLIQVLAGALIGAKMTMKDLVSLKEIFIPVFIVIIGFCIMNLVLGILIYKITDFDVETSLFAASPGGMSDMSIIASEMGADTPKVATMQFFRLVTVVAIYPILISFIKNLFV
- a CDS encoding acyl carrier protein → MDKEQICIIKKIIAEQLDIDEIEIKNTSNLFDELGADSFDIANIISEIEIKFEISIPYTEAKHIRKMDELLNHINDKLKKLEK
- a CDS encoding ThiF family adenylyltransferase; translation: MLFKREELLIGKENLDKLKNSHVLVFGLGGVGGFVVEGLVRGGIGELTIVDYDTVDITNINRQIIATTKTIGKLKTELIYERAKSINPNIKINSISEKYLKENKDMFFQNKKYDYIVDAIDMVSSKLSIIEEANKLNIPIISSMGTGNKLDPLKLEIADISKTSVCPLARVIRKEVKNRGIKRLKVLYSKEEPKKPLNEDNSREKSVNVGSISFVPSVAGLIIAGEVIKDICNIK
- a CDS encoding flavodoxin, with the translated sequence MEKIGIFYGTTSGKTEAIADEIDFNLRKHDHEVFNVADGIDEIENFKNLILITPTYGVGELQKDWENHSSQLKNIDFSGKKVALVGLGNQFTFGESFVEGMKKLYDIVIENHGKVIGFTSNEGYKYQETEAVIGDKFVGLALDETNQDNETPERVSAWIKEILKEFY
- the ligA gene encoding NAD-dependent DNA ligase LigA: MKKEKRIQELKELIKKYSDYYYNQNESLISDVEFDKLLKELEELEGKNPQFKMFDSPTINVGASVKNTKFAKVTHKEKMLSLSNSYNIGEIEDFINRVDKLLENNKKPTYVLEVKLDGLSISITYKNGKLVQGVTRGDGIIGEDVTENIMEISSIPKTLKEKINIEVRGEIVLPISKFLEINEKKLAQGEEIFANPRNAASGTLRQLDSKIVKERGLDCYFYFVVNGEQYGIKTHKEAFDFLEKLGLKTTKIAEVLSTSKEIDERIEYWKDAREKLDYETDGMVLKVNEIEYWDVLGNTTKSPRWAIAYKFPAKQVSTKLLDITWQVGRTGKITPVAELEEVEVSGSRIKRASLHNFDEIKRKDIRIGDKVFIEKAAEIIPQVVKSIKKLRDGSEKIITAPTNCPVCDSLLEKEEGLVDLKCSNHNCPAKVQGKFEYFVSRDGMNIVGLGQKIVERFIDLGYLNDITDIYMLYTHKEEIEKLEKMGKKSVENLLNSIEESKTRDYSKVLYSLGIPEVGKFMGNLLAEVSKDIDTLINMTKEELLSINGVGDKVADSIINFFKNEKNIEIINKLKEYGLNFSLGNQSKVEKKVFEGKTFLVTGKLVKFTRNGIKEEIEKFGGKNLSAVSKNLDYLIVGENAGSKLAKATELGTVKIITEEEFFEIVNNK
- the secA gene encoding preprotein translocase subunit SecA, producing the protein MISSLLKMIFGTKNDREVKRIQKKVKEINALEPEISKLSDEELKAKTVEFKERLSKGETLDDILVEAFAVVREASIRVLGMRHYDVQLIGGIVLHEGKITEMKTGEGKTLVATAPVYLNALTGKGVHIITVNDYLAKRDKEQMGRVYEFLGLTTGVILNGMLNDERKEAYLCDITYGTNSEFGFDYLRDNMVKKLEDKVQRPLNYCIVDEVDSILIDEARTPLIISGAAENTAKLYKTFYTVATYLERSRETEKITDIKKKKEMNIPDEVWKDYEVDEKAKNIVLTEKGVKKVEKMLNIENLYAPETIELTHYLMQCLKAKELFERDKDYLIRENEVIIIDEFTGRALEGRRYSDGLHQAIEAKEGVKIAGENQTLASITLQNYFRMYEKLSGMTGTAETEAPEFVFIYGLEVVVIPTNKPVIRKDNGDIIYKTHEEKIEAIVEKIKELYTKGQPVLVGTITIQGSELLSNELKKLNIPHNVLNAKFHEKEAEIVAQAGRYKAVTIATNMAGRGTDIMLGGNPEFMAKKEANSSEEYTQLLEKYKVQCEEEKEKVRELGGLFILGTERHESRRIDNQLRGRSGRQGDPGESQFYLSLEDDLMKLFGSDRVKSVMERLGIPKGEPITHRMITKAIENAQKKVESRNFGIRKSLLEFDDVMNKQREAIYASRNEALSKDDLKETIISMLSGTIHSAVIERFVGEFKEEWDVKGLSEFLEEKYDYIIEDLEDYKSYGIEEYAEKLSSIIAEKYKAKEEEIGSDLMRQIEKYVLLEVVDNRWREHLKALDGLREGIYLRSYGQRDPIVEYKLLSGELYGKMLETIKTETTSYMFKVMVRTPEEVETEETNIIEEKDEVNVGGPDNPDAPCSCGSGKPYKKCCGR